A region of the Stieleria neptunia genome:
AACGTTCGTTGAGCGTTTGCAACGATTCTTCGAGTTTGTCGATTTCATGCTCTAGTTCGACCCGATCATGCGATTCCACTTGCCGGGCAAATTGTTCGACCGCGACACCGCCGGCGATCAGCGCCAATTGTTCTTCGGCACGGGCACAGGCCTGGAGGGCGGTACGTTTTTCGGCCGCATTCTGTTCCACCCCGGGCAATTCGTCGGCATGGTCGACGCCGGCTTCGCGACAGAGTTGGGCCAATTGACCGACGGCCGCTTCGAGCACCTGATTGTCATCGACCAGTCTGGCTTTCGCGGCGGTCAGATCGGCTTTGAAACGCTCGGCTTGGTTGGCCGCGTTTTTGGCCGCTTGCAACCGTTCGTACAAGGCTTGTGCGATCTCCACACTTTGCTGATCCGGTTTGCATTCTAAACCGACGATTCTTGCGACCACCGTTGCACGCTCGGCGAAGGACCGTCCGTCGTCGTCGATGGAGCGAATTCGTCCGAGGATGATGTCGCGTTCACGAGTCTCTTCAAACAGTTTGGCGATCTTCTTTAACCGCATGCTGATCACGCTCGGGCTGACATCTTGATCGGAGGCGAATGATGCAATCGCCTGCTTCCAGTCGCTATCCCATTGTTTGCGTTTGGCCGCGTTGGATTCGTATTTGGCTTCGGCCGCGGGAAGCGCCGCGTGGATTTCGTTTCGTTTGCGGCGGATTTGTTCCAGTTGCGACGCCGCGGCAACGAGTTCATTCCGCAGCACGGTCGCTCGGTCATGCAAGGATTCCAGATTCATCGGATCATCCGGCGCGGCCGACGTCTCGTCGTGGCCGACAGAGACCGGTCGGGCGGACCAGGCGTTTTGCAAGGCGTGGGCCAGTCGCGTCGCATGACGAGCAATGCGGGTCTGGGTCGAATCCAAACGTGTACGTTCCTTTTCCAGCGTCCGGAACTTTTCGACAAACGTTTGATGCTTGGCGACCCAGTTCCGCATCTCGCGGACCTTGCCGGCGGCGATCCCGCAGCTTTCCCAGAGCTGATTCCATTGCTGAGACGCCTCGGCGGCCAGGCGTTCTGCCTGATCGACCGCTTCTTCCGCCGCGGTGATCGCGTCTTTCAGTCGGGCCATTTCCTGCGTGACCGCCGCCCGTTCGGTGACCTGTTTTTGGTGCGATCGAATCGTGTCGACCACGTCGTCGGCGGTACGAATCGATTGCCGCACCTGGCGTGTCGAGGTTTGAAAGTTTTCTTCATCGGCGCGTGCCGAAGCGAGTCGATCGACCCATTGGTCGCGTGTTTCGCGTGACTGTGCAAGTTCCTGCTCGGTCGGAAGCGGTTGATCGGCTTGCAGGCGGGTCAATTTTTCACCGGCGTCGTGAAGCTGTTGCCGCAGCGTCGCCACCGCTTTCCGGGCATCCTGAACGGCCCGCGAGCGATCGTGGAGTGTTTGATCATGGTCATCGATTTCCGCCGCCGTCGGCGGTTGCACGTGTGCCGCGTCGTCGAGATCGGTTTGGCCGAGGCGAAGCTCGCGCATCAATCGTTCGCACTGTGACTCGAGTTCACGGCAGCTGGACCGTTCCTGATCGGCCTGGTCCAACAGGGTTGCCGGCGGACCGATTTCGGCAAGCACCGACTCGATCATCGCGGGGTCCGCGATGTCCGGGTGGCGTTCCAGTTCATCGTCCAGTTCGGCAAGCTGTTTGCGCAGCGTTTGGAGCGATTCCAGGGAATCACGTTCCTGTTGCCGCAGCATTTCGCAGTCACCGGCCAATTCGTTGATTCGAATTTGCGCCGCGTCGCTGACGTGCAACTTGTCGACAACCCGATCGACGTTGTCGTCGGGGGCGTCGTCGGCGATGTCGATTTCCAGATCACGCAGCAATTCTCGCAGGTGGCGGTTCCGGTTTTTGACGACGCGGTGCAGGTTGGCTTGATCTTTCGATGCCGCCTCCCGCGCGGCGATGCCTTGGAACAAGGCGACGATTTCGGATTCATGTTCGATCGTCGCCGGATCGATCAAGCACGAATCAATTTTCTTTTCCGTGGCCTCGATTTCGCGTCGTAATTGATCGACCAATCGCTGATACGTTTGACGGTTGGCGGATGCTTCCCGGCGGCGTGCGGCAAAGTCTTCGTCGAGCGTAGGCACCGATGAGAGCGTTTCCAATTGGGCCTTGTGCCGTCGCCAGACCGGGACGATCGCGTGGGCTTCACGCACCGCCTTTTGTCTGGCCAGCGACTGGGCCAACCGTGTTCGCTCATCGGCTAACGCTTGCGATTGCTGTTCGGCTTCGGCCAACTGGCGTTTCAACAATTGGTATTCGGCCGGCGGCGTCTGGAGTTCACGCACGATCTTGCGTTTTTCGTCCAGTTCACTCAGCAAGCCGTTGATTCGTTTCTTGCCGCGTTCGAGAAACAGTTCTTTGCTTTCGTTTTCCAGTTCGGTCTGAATCGCTTTCAGCCGGCCGACGCCCGCACCGGCGGCAAACAGGATTTCGCCGAGTTCGCCCTTGCTGTCCAAGACGGCTTGTCCACCGGCAACCAACTGCTCGTGGGAAAGCCCGAAGCGATGATGAAAAGCGGCTTCGTCGATGCCACCGAGCATTTGCTCCAACTCCATCGGGTCGATCGGTGTCTTGTCGTCCTCGGCGTGCAGCTTTGTCTTGCCGTTCTTGCGCCGAATCACCGTAAGACGATTTCCGTCGGGACCGAGCAACGTCGCGCCGACCCGCAGTTTTGCGTTGGAATGCAGAAAACTATCCGTCGTCCGCGTCGGGATGCCGAACAGCAGCGCGCTGATCGCACGCAAGCACGTCGACTTTCCCGATTCGTTGGGACCATAAACCAGATGGAAGCGACGGGGCCCCGCGGACAAGTCCAGGGACTCATCGCTGAACAAGCCGTACGCTTTGAGATCGAGTCGTTCCAGAATCATTTCTTGGCTCCTGTCGCAGCGGCGGTCGATTCATCGTGTTGAAGCCGCCCGACGACGTCGGCCGCGGCGGATTCGACCAGCCCCGCAACCCACTGGTGATCGCCGAACGGAAAGGCCGCCTGGTCCTCGTCGCCCTTCAATTCCTTGGGAAGTTTTTTCGACAGCCCGGACAGTTCTTGTTCGACCAGGGAGGCGAGCGAGGGGTCGTTACGGAGAGCGTTTAGAACCGATTCCAGACTTTCGAGCGGCCCGTCAAAATCGAGTGAGATCTTTTGGTCGGTCGGCATCACGGTTCGAATCTTGACGTCTTCTAACCAAACCTGCTCGTTGCCCGCGGCGACGCTGATCGCTTGCAATTCGGCACGAATCCATTCGGTGTTTTGATGAAGCGCCGCGTGTAGGGACGATTGCCCGGTCAGGCGAACCCGCGCGACCAGCAACCGGCCGTCACAGGCATCGATTTGTTCGGCAAGCCAGCTTTGGTAGGCATCCAGAATTTCGTCGCGATCCTGCATCGGGCCGGCATCGATCACGCATTCGTGCCACCGTAACACGTCCAGCGGGTGAAAGTCGTAGCGACAACGATTCCTGGCATCGACTTCGATCAGCACGCAGCCCTTGGGACCTTGTTCGCCGATGTGTCGGCCTTGCAAGTTGCCGCTGAACACGATCGGCGGTCCGCCTTCGATTTGGTGGTCGCCGCGGACGTGGATGTGGCCGAGCGCCCAGTAGTCGTACCCCTTCTCGGTCAACCCGGCCGGCGTGCAAGGTGCGTAGTGGGCGTGGGAGGTGGCGCCTTCAAGCCCGGTGTGCAGCATGCCCAAATTGAACATTCCTGCGACCGCGTCGGGATACTTTGCCGCCAGGTTCGATTTTTCCGCACGGCTGCGAAAGGATTGTCCATGAACGGCGACGCCGATGTCTTCCAAGAACCTCGATTCCGCCTTTCCCGTTTGCAAAAAGATGTCGCTGCCGTCGGGGTTCTTGGGCAGCGGCAGGGACGCCGTCATCTGGTTTGCCGCGTCGTGGTTGCCGCGAATGACCAGCACGGGGATACCGGCGGTGACCAATTTGGCGGCTTCTTTGACGAAGGCCAGCCCGGTGTTTTGGTCCGGCCAGTCCCCGTCGTATAAATCGCCGGCGATCACGACCAAATCGACGTCTTCATCGATCGCCAATGCCGTCATGTTTTCCAACGCACGACGTGACGCGCGACGAATCCGCTGGGACGGCGCACTGTCGTAGCGGTCGAGTTTTTTGAGCGGACTGTCCAGATGAATGTCAGCCGCGTGAAGAATCTTTCGTGTGGTCAAGGCAATGTCGGGGATGGGGAAAACAAGACGCAAGGTTTGAAGGCACCCGCCCTGGCGAGTTTGCGCAGTGTTCAGGCGTTGAAAAGAAAGGAGTTTGGTCACTCTCCCCCTGGGAGAGTCGAGCGTAGCGAGGAGAGGGTTTGCGTTGGTGCTTGGGGGCGCCCATCAAAAATGAAGTGAACACCGCGATTCACCGTTCGACCTCCCCTCGCTTCGCTCGACCCTCCTGCCAGGAGGGTGACTTTAAAAGCTGCACGACCTCCGGGGAAGGTGATCGTCACTGTTCATACCAATTCGAATCTCCGTCTTCATACAATAACGTGTCTCCTTCACTGGGATTCGTGTCCACGCCGAGCGCCGCGTGGATCAGCGCCGCCGGTTTTTTGTCGTCAGGCTTACAGGGTTGAACAATCATGTAAAGCGCCTGGCGGGGACGTGTCATCGCGACGTACAACAGGCACAGCGCTTCGGTCATTTTCCCGGCCGCATCACGTCCGAATGCTTTGCGCCAGCGGGTATCCAGAAAGTGCCAGGCCTCGCTGGTCAAAAACCGTGAGAGCCCGACTGGCGGTTCGGTCAGATTCCGCGAGTCCGCGATGCACAGCGGTGGTTGGCCGGTCAGATTGCCGTCCAGCTCTGGCAAGAACACCGCGTCGAATTCCAAGCCCTTGGATTGATGAACCGTCATCACTCGCACGGCAGCCGATTGCGGTCGTTCGACGCGTTTCTCACGCACCATCCGTACAAAATCTCGCAAGCGATCGGTCGCGTTGGGTTCATAGGCAACCGCCAACTGGACCAATTGCTTTAGACGCGTGGTATCACGGGGACCGCAGACCGGTGCCAGGACGGCGGCCAGATGCTGAACCGCACGTGCGATCCCGACTTCGGTGACCAAGTCCCTGACGTAGTCGGCGGACATGCCGTCGACCTGCCCCAGCGGCGAATGGTCGACATGGAATTTCCAGCGCCCGTCGGCCGGATGTTCGGCCATCATGAATGCCGAAAGGATCAAGTCGACTGCGGCGGAATCCACCAACGGGTTTCCCCCTTCTTGGCTGACGTCGACGCCAAGTTGTTCCAGCAGGAAGATCAGATGGGCGACGCCTTTGTTGGTTCGCGTCAAAACACCGATCGAACGATCCGGAGCGGCGCGCGAAAGTTCGGCGATGCGTCGGGCAGCCAGCTGGTAACAGGCCTGGGTCTTTTCCGCGCCGTCGCGGCTGTCGATCTTTTCGCACGTTTCCATGCGGGCGTAACCGGGCAGCGATGCTTTGAACGCCACGTGTTGCGGGAACCGTTTGGCGAACTGGGTGACGGCGCGGGCTTCGTAGGTCGCTTTGTCGGCGTCGTGTCCGTCGGAGGCGGCGTCGGCGATTCTGTGTCGCGAGAGGTGCTGGAAAACGCGATTGATCAGATCCATGATCACCGGGCTGCTGCGGAAACTCGTATTCTGTTCGACCGATTCGACGCCGTCGATTTCGGCACTGACCGCGTCGAAGATCTCCGCCACACCGCCGCGCCAGCCATAGATCGCTTGTTTGGTGTCCCCGACACAGAAAAACGAACGTTTGACCGCCGCTTCGGGATCGGGATCCGGGTCGATTGCCGCATCGGCGGATCGAGACGCCAGCGGCCGAAGGACTTGCCACTGGGCCGGCGAGGTGTCTTGGAATTCGTCCAACAAGACGTGGTCGATCGCGCCGTCCAAGCGACGGCTGATCGAGCGGTGATCGACCTTGGAAAACTGCTTGGCCAACCTTACGGCGATGTCATCAAAACCGAGCGTTCGCAAGGATTGTTTCAGCTGCGCGACTTGGCCATCGTACAGTGCCAAGACTTGGCCGGTGGCGTCGTTTTGTGCGGCCAACAGCGACAGGGTGTTGGAGCGTGCGGCGGCGTACAGTGCCCCGAGCGCGTCATCCAGGCCATCGGGAAGCGCGGATCGGCCCAGCTTGGTCGGTTCTCCGTTCCGCTTCGCCTTGGCATAGTTCTTGATCAGCGTTTCGGTCGCCAGCGAATCGAATTGACGCGTCTCAAGGAGTTCAGCCATCGCATCCAGTTTGGCGCGCACCGTTTTCTGGGGCGGCTCCGCCATCCGAAAGGAACCGGCGGCGGAGGTCAATGCGGCATCGTCGGGCGCGGTGGGCGCGTCCAAATTGGTCCACGCATCGGGGGTCGTCTGACGTGCTTTGGTGTACGCGCCCGAGACGATTTGGATCAGCTCACGAACGATCGAACGTTTCGTTTCACCTTTGCTGAGCATCGCCAACAGGGTCGCCAATTCGCCGGGCTGGAGCATCGAAACCATCGAATCGATCGCGCGTTCACGCAACCACGCTTCTTCGATCTCGTCGGTCAATCGCCAAACCGGTGGCAGTTGCAATTCAAACGGAAACGATTTGGCCAGCTGGGTGAACAAGCTGTCCAAGGTACAGATTCGGATGCGGTGAATGTTTGCGACCAGTCGCTGCAACAGTTGCAAACACATGCTGCGTGGCAACGTTTCCAGACCGACCTGCCGACGCAACTCCTCCAGCGCCGAATCGTTTTCCGGATCGGCCGCTTCGGCCAGCGTCAACAGGATCCGCTCCAGAATCTCGCCCGCTGCTTTGCGTGTGAACGTGGTCGCGAGAATCGATTCGGGGGCCGCCCCTTGAAACAGAATCTGCAACAGTCGTGCGGTCAAACGATACGTTTTTCCCGTGCCGGCCGACGCCCGCACCAACACGGGCGGCAGGTTACCGTCCAGGAACACGTCGCCGGGGGAACGGTCGCGGGATGTGACTTCGGTGCTCATTGGTCGTTGTCTCCTTCCGCGATCGCCGCACCGGCCAGCATTCGACTGGCGACACCGGTTTGGAGAATCATTTCGTAATCGTCGTACATCACGCCTTGCTCGCTGGGTGCGAAATCACAGGCAAAAATTCGACGGACGCATTGATGAATCAGATCCTTGGCTTGGTCCATCAGCGGTTCGCCGAACTCGGCGATGTTGATTTTGGTTTCTTCCGCTTTGTCGCTGACATTAAAATAGCCCAGCTGGACCTCTTGCGGCGGCGCTTCGATGCCGAGAAAGGGCACCATCATTCGGTACAGCGGCAATTGCAAATCGATCCATTCGAATTGGCCGGTGTCGCGGTTTTTGCGAAGGTGTTTTTTCTCCGGTTTGTGGCCGTGGGTTTTGTAGTCCAAGATCGCCCATTGTCCGGTTTGCACGTTGCGGTCGATCCGATCGAAACGCCCTCGCAATCCCATCTTTTTTCCGTCGACGGTGATCGAAGCGCCTTTGGATTCTTCGACGCTGGCTTCGGTGGCGTGAATTCTCCATCCCTGCTGGATGCGTTGGGCTTGCTCGGCGGCGACGAAGTGCAGGCGCCGCTCGGCTTGACGGACTTGCAGACGAACGGCGCTTTCGGCGTGATCGCCGTATTGGTCGGCCGCGTACTGGTGCAAATGATGGCGTAACGATTCGAAGATTCGCTTTTCGTCGGCTTCGTCTTTCTCGGCGGACTCCCCAAAGTGCTCGACCGCACCATGGACCAAGTCGCCGAACTGGTTGGCCGCCAGTTCGCGGGCCAAATCGTCGACGGGTTTCAGATTCAGCACATGCCGCAGGTAGAAACGATAGGGACATTCAAGGTAGGCCTTGAACGCCGTCACGCTCATCGTCTTGACGGGACACGCGTCGGGATGGAATTCTGGAATGGGAAGCTCGGTCGTTTGACGATCGCTGTCCCAACGGTGCGCGATGTTGACCTTGTCGCGGGTTCCGGCCAACAGCATCCGAATCCGTCGCGCCACGTCCGGGGGCGACGACGCAGCCAACAGTCGGCTGGGCGGCGTGGGCGCTGCGTCGGCAGAACGCTTGCCCACGATCAAACGGATGTCTCGGCGTGTCGACAACAGCAACTGGGTCGCATACAGATCACGGGCGTAGCGGCGTTCGTTATCGGCGATTCCCAGTCGTGAACGCAGCGATCCGGGCAGAAACGGATCGCTGGTGACCGCCGAAGGCACGAAGGGATGATTGAAACCGACCACGACCATGGCCGGCGAATCATCCAGTGCCAAATCCAGCCAACCGTGAATTTGAATGTCATCGGCGTCCTGGTCTTGTCCGACACGCAGATCGGCCAGACGGGAGGCGATCATTTCCAACGCGGACGCGGCGGTGACGGGCGCGTCCAGGTGGCGGCTGAGTTGGGTGAAGCGTGTCAAAAGGTCTCGGACTTTCGCGACCGCTTCGACCGTCAACCGGCGCTCGGGCCGAGACGCATCGGCCGTTTCGACGCCGGTATAAATCGAATCCAGCCATTGAAGCAGGCTCTCGCACCAGTCGGCGATCGGTTTCGTCGCTCGCGGTCCGTCGGACAGATGCTCGGGAACCAGGGGCGAGAGCCAGGCCAGGACGGTGCAGCGCAGTTGTTCGGCGGCGGGATAGTGTTTCAGCGCAGCCGGCGGCAGCGGATCGGCCAATCGCACCGGCAGATGATTGGCGAGCATCTGGTCGAGCGGGACCAGGTAGTCCTGCGGCGCCGTGTCGCGCTGGGTCGTGTTGAGTTGTGCGTGCAGGAAACGATGGACATCACCGTGCCGCACCAGTGCCGCGAGCGATCGCCAGGTCGGCCGTGCCACCACGGTGGCGGTGAGGGAAAGCAGTCGTCCCACTGCGGTCGACGCGACGGTCCAGCCGACGTGGCGGTAGGTTGGAAATCCGCATCCGTCGAGTTGCATTTCGGTCGCGGCGACGTGTGAATCATCGGTCACGCCGACGGCAATCTCCGATGGTTGATAGCGCGTCGCGAATTGCGTCACCGCCTCGCTGACCGCGGTCGCTTGATCGGCGATGTCGGCGGCCGGCACCAGATGGTCATCGATCAGCGGCAATTGAAAATCGGCAAAGGCGTCCGGTTTGAGGCAGCCGAGCCAATCAAAGCAAGCTTGTTTTTCCTGGGGCGCGGCGATGAAGGCGACGACGTCGCGTTCGACGTTTGCGATCACCTTGGCAACCGACGGATTCAAATCACTGGTGCCGACCAGCGCGATCGCGCGTCCGGAACGAATCGTCTTTCGCTTGATCGCACGCCGTCGCTGCTGGTGTGGGTCGCTCCGCCCGGCCGTGGCGAGTTCGCCGAGGTACAGTTCAAACAGTTCTTGCAGCAGTTCCCAGCGGGCTTGTTCGGTGTCGCTGTCGGCGACCGCAACCACATCCTCGAAACCGACGTCGTGGGCAGCCAGATCGGCCGTCAATCGCCGCAGCGTCCCGGCGAGTTCCAGCCAGGGACCGATCGCTTCGGATTCCGGCAGCACGGGCAGCAGCGGCCGCAGCGAGTCGGCGTCGCGATGACGCAACACGCGGGCCCAAGCCAGCGTCTGCTCGAACTCGATCGCGATCGGTTTCTCGGGTTGGTAGAGATGTTCGGCCAAGTCTCCCGACGTCGTGATGCGGGGCGCGACATAGTCGAATCCCTGGGCATCGGCAGCCGATTGCAACAGCCGGCCGAAACGCAGCATCGATTGGGCCGTCGGCAAGACGAAAATCCAATCGCCCAAGTCCAAACGGCCGTTTTCGCCCGCCTGATCGATGAAATGGCGGACCACCCCGGGCAGCAAGGGCCGATCCCAGCCGAGAAACTCGCGTCGGCACAGCAATTCGGGAAAAAGATCAAATGACACGGCGAAGCAGCCCCCCTGGTGAAAATCCGTTTTTAAGCCTGCGGCGTTGTTGTCGTGTTCGGTCGTGACACGTCTGGTCCAATCCTATCGATTCGTGGCTGCTTGTGTGACCCGTGGGGGCGATCAAAGGCCGCACGGCCGCGACAAACGATTCCAGCGTTACAGGTGCTAGAGCCCCGAGAATCGTTAATGTCGCGCCAACACGCATCCGATACGTAAACCAACGGACATCCAGTGCGCAATCACTGTGTGCCGTCGGTGTGCCGAGGGGGGCACATCCATTCGATGAACCGAACCCGGTTCATTGGGGCCGATATCACCGGGACCTAGGAACGCGGCATGCGTGTGAACAACGCGAAACTGACAAGCCAACACGGCGACCATTCCAAACGAATCGCAAAACGCGCGGTCCTGTTGGCGGTGTTGGTCGCGTCCGGCTCAACCGCCGGCGGTCAACAACCGCAGGGCGGGATGATTCAATCGCGTTTCTTTCACCAAAACAACGCTGCGCCCGGGATCGTCCGCGGCGGCGCACAGGTCGCAGCCCCGATGCCCGTGGGCGCGGTGCAGTCCAACCCCTTTGTGGCGCCCGGGCAGGCCTCGGCAACCCCCACCAACGGGCCGAATCAGTCACCGACAATGGCCGGCGGCCATGTGTCGATGGCCGCGTCCCCGGTGGGACGCGTGCGGCAAAACCCACAATTCCATGCCGCCGCAGCGACCGGCGTCAGCGACCAGCCGCTGATCGCGCTGGGATCCAACGCGGTTGCCTCCGCCACTCAAGTCGAGGCGTTTGACCGATTCGGGCCAGCCCCCGCCAATCGACCAGCTCCCGCCAATGCATTCGCCCAGCCCAGCCCAGCCGACCCAGGGCAACTGACTTGGGCGGAGAAAACCGCCTCCGTGAAGTCTCCGGCGCCGCTGGCGATCCCGACCGGTGCGGCCGCGCCGATCCGGTCCGCTATGTCATCCAATGCCGCGTCTCGGCTGACCGCCGGACACACCGCTCCGATCGGAGTCGCCGCCGAACAGGACTCGCGTGTCATTCCGGTGACCGACGCCCGCGACGCCCAGTCGCCGATCCAGGAAACGCAACCGATCTTCTTCACCCTGTCCGATGACACGGCCGAAGCCGGCGATGCGTTTACCAGCGAGTTCCAAGCCGAATCCGACGCCGAGACGGCGGCACCCCGCGGTTCGGTCGCGGCAACCCCAACGGCGGACCACGTTACCGAATCCACCAGTCCGGTTGAGCCGGTGGCGAAGACCGCGGTCGGTCCCGATGATGAATCGACAGCCAGCGTCCAGTCGCCAGCCAAATTGCCAGCCGAGCCGCCAGTCCAGACAGATCCGGAAACGGTTCCCGAGACATCCGAGCCCGAATCTTCGCAGCCGAAATCTTCGCAGCCCGCTACACCATCGGTTGCCGCCCAGACCCCGGTGAAACTCGCTCCGGCGGTGAATTTTGCGGCGGAAGTCTTGGCGCCCCTCCACGACAATCTGGACGACGGTGCCAAGACGTTGGACCGAACCGATGTCGATGCGGACCCGACCGACGACACCGGAATCGACGAATTGGTGGTCAGCAACCGAGCACGCGTTCCACCGACGACCAAGTCGCGTGTCTTGAACGCCGAACAGCACGTCGCAGCGAAAGCGGACTCGCACGTCCCGCTCCTGCTGCAGCGCAAGACGATCGCGATCGCGACTCCGCCGATCGAACTGCAATTTGCCGAAGACGACAACGCGGTGGTGCAGTCGGCGATCGACCCGATCCGCTTTGCAGCGGCGCCAGCGGCAAGCCAGGACGAGCGAGCAGCGGATCGGCCCACCACGGCCGCGAACAACGCGGGGAACGCAGGATCCACTGATGATGCGGAGCCGGCGTTGATCCCGAAAGCAGCCGTCGCGATCAGCTTGGAGCATCACTCGAAAACCGTCCCGGAATCTGCTCCGGTCGGCACGATCGCCGAACCGGACCGCGACGCGATGGAGAAACTTGCCAGACGCGATCCCGTTGCCCATCGAACTCCGCTGAGTCAGCCCACTGTCAGTCAGCCCACTGCCAGTCAGCCCGAACCGCTCCCGTTGCCGCCGCAGGCCACGGGGCATTCGATCGTGACCTCGGTGGCCCCCGGCATCGAACAGATCGGCACCGATGAAGCTCCGTTGATCGCGGCACCGGTCGCCGTCAATCCGTCGCGTGCAGCCGCGGCCCACACCGCGACCGTTCATCCGCCCAACCGGACCACACCGTCCAGCGTCCGCGCACAGCTCGCGTCGTCTCGCCATCGCATCGAGCGCCGATCGATCGAACCGGATCAGAAACGAATCGACGTGACGGTTCCCGATCCGAACGCGTCTCCGTCGCCGGGGGCTCCAACACAAGGCGGCGAAGGCAAACGCCCGGCGGTCGTTCTGCAACTCAAGCGTGCCCAAGTGCGATCGATGACGATCGGCGGTCGGGTGCGGCGATTCACCATCGAAAACAAGGACGTTTGTCAGGCATTCGCTTCCAGTGCCAACCAGATCAAATTGATCGGGACCGGCACGGGGCAGACCCAATTGACGATCTGGGCGGATGTCGCCGACGGCGAGCCGACACGCAAACAGACCTTTCAAATCGAGGTCGGCGAAGGCGTCGATGCGATCGGAGACAAGGTCGCGGGGCACACCGAGCTGCTGAACGATTCGATCGACCAAGCCTTTCCGACGGCCAGCGTTGTCGTGTCCCTTCGTGGCGGCGAGCTGATCGTCACCGGTCATTGCGACGACGAAGACACGGCGAAGCAAATCGTCCGGATGGTCCGCAAGAGTTGCCTCGTCCCCGTCCAAGACAACTTGAAAGTTCGATGATCGAAGCGGGACGGGATGCTCAGCTGCCCTGGGACGGGGCCGACACGCCCATCGCGATTCAACTTGATTCAGATACGTCACACTAACCACTGATCCTTTGCGGAACTGTTCCGCACCGATTACGTCAACGAGGTTCGACATGAACATCCCTCTGATCCACTCCGTCATCCGGCGTCACGCCGCAAGGGTTCTGGCGTTCGCCGCGGCCGCCATGATCGCCGGTAGCGGCTGCGTGGCTTGGGCGCAAACCGGATTGGTGGGCGCACTCGGTGGAGCCCCACAGTCGGCTTCGACGGGCGCCGCGATGTTCGGTCCGGAAACCAAGGTCGTTTCTGCAGCCGACGTCCGCACCGCGGCCGACGTCAGCCCCCGCGGGCTCGCACCAGGATCGATCTCACAAGCCATCGCCACCCACTCGGGGCCGGCAGGATCGGTCAACGCCGGCCGCGTCGCCCAAGTCGGCTTCGGCTGCCAAAGCTGTCAGCAAGGCTCCTGCAACGGATCATGCAACGGCTATGGGATGTCCGGCTACGGTGGTCAATCGATGGCGTGCGGCATCCCTTGCGATCCCTACTATTACGTGATCGTGGAAGCCATGTACATGGAACGCAACGGCGAGGACGGATTCAGCTTGACCCGCAACGCCCGGATGGACGACTTCGGATTCGAATGGGTTCCCCGGATCACGCTCGGAACCCTGCCGAACTGTGTCAACGGTTATGAATTCACCTTTGTCGGACCGACCGAATGGAACCGCAACCTGCGGGTCGTCGACACGAACATTCCCGGCAACATCGATTCGAACCTGTTCGACGGTGACGGCCCCGCGACCGTGGCCAATCCGCACCCGCAAAATTTTGACGGCACGTTTCTGGATCCGTTCGAAAACGCCAACCTGCAAACCCAGTACTACAACAGCGAGTACTGGAGTGCGGAATTGAACAAGACACTCGTCGGCTGGGATGTCGCCAAAGCGCTGTTCGGTGGCCGTGTGATTCGCGTCGAAGAAGATTACGGCTACGCGTCCCGAAAAGATGTCTTCGGGTCCAACTCGGATCTGACCG
Encoded here:
- a CDS encoding PD-(D/E)XK nuclease family protein, with product MSFDLFPELLCRREFLGWDRPLLPGVVRHFIDQAGENGRLDLGDWIFVLPTAQSMLRFGRLLQSAADAQGFDYVAPRITTSGDLAEHLYQPEKPIAIEFEQTLAWARVLRHRDADSLRPLLPVLPESEAIGPWLELAGTLRRLTADLAAHDVGFEDVVAVADSDTEQARWELLQELFELYLGELATAGRSDPHQQRRRAIKRKTIRSGRAIALVGTSDLNPSVAKVIANVERDVVAFIAAPQEKQACFDWLGCLKPDAFADFQLPLIDDHLVPAADIADQATAVSEAVTQFATRYQPSEIAVGVTDDSHVAATEMQLDGCGFPTYRHVGWTVASTAVGRLLSLTATVVARPTWRSLAALVRHGDVHRFLHAQLNTTQRDTAPQDYLVPLDQMLANHLPVRLADPLPPAALKHYPAAEQLRCTVLAWLSPLVPEHLSDGPRATKPIADWCESLLQWLDSIYTGVETADASRPERRLTVEAVAKVRDLLTRFTQLSRHLDAPVTAASALEMIASRLADLRVGQDQDADDIQIHGWLDLALDDSPAMVVVGFNHPFVPSAVTSDPFLPGSLRSRLGIADNERRYARDLYATQLLLSTRRDIRLIVGKRSADAAPTPPSRLLAASSPPDVARRIRMLLAGTRDKVNIAHRWDSDRQTTELPIPEFHPDACPVKTMSVTAFKAYLECPYRFYLRHVLNLKPVDDLARELAANQFGDLVHGAVEHFGESAEKDEADEKRIFESLRHHLHQYAADQYGDHAESAVRLQVRQAERRLHFVAAEQAQRIQQGWRIHATEASVEESKGASITVDGKKMGLRGRFDRIDRNVQTGQWAILDYKTHGHKPEKKHLRKNRDTGQFEWIDLQLPLYRMMVPFLGIEAPPQEVQLGYFNVSDKAEETKINIAEFGEPLMDQAKDLIHQCVRRIFACDFAPSEQGVMYDDYEMILQTGVASRMLAGAAIAEGDNDQ
- a CDS encoding UvrD-helicase domain-containing protein; translation: MSTEVTSRDRSPGDVFLDGNLPPVLVRASAGTGKTYRLTARLLQILFQGAAPESILATTFTRKAAGEILERILLTLAEAADPENDSALEELRRQVGLETLPRSMCLQLLQRLVANIHRIRICTLDSLFTQLAKSFPFELQLPPVWRLTDEIEEAWLRERAIDSMVSMLQPGELATLLAMLSKGETKRSIVRELIQIVSGAYTKARQTTPDAWTNLDAPTAPDDAALTSAAGSFRMAEPPQKTVRAKLDAMAELLETRQFDSLATETLIKNYAKAKRNGEPTKLGRSALPDGLDDALGALYAAARSNTLSLLAAQNDATGQVLALYDGQVAQLKQSLRTLGFDDIAVRLAKQFSKVDHRSISRRLDGAIDHVLLDEFQDTSPAQWQVLRPLASRSADAAIDPDPDPEAAVKRSFFCVGDTKQAIYGWRGGVAEIFDAVSAEIDGVESVEQNTSFRSSPVIMDLINRVFQHLSRHRIADAASDGHDADKATYEARAVTQFAKRFPQHVAFKASLPGYARMETCEKIDSRDGAEKTQACYQLAARRIAELSRAAPDRSIGVLTRTNKGVAHLIFLLEQLGVDVSQEGGNPLVDSAAVDLILSAFMMAEHPADGRWKFHVDHSPLGQVDGMSADYVRDLVTEVGIARAVQHLAAVLAPVCGPRDTTRLKQLVQLAVAYEPNATDRLRDFVRMVREKRVERPQSAAVRVMTVHQSKGLEFDAVFLPELDGNLTGQPPLCIADSRNLTEPPVGLSRFLTSEAWHFLDTRWRKAFGRDAAGKMTEALCLLYVAMTRPRQALYMIVQPCKPDDKKPAALIHAALGVDTNPSEGDTLLYEDGDSNWYEQ